One window from the genome of Candidatus Manganitrophaceae bacterium encodes:
- a CDS encoding putative baseplate assembly protein: MAGPQPPKMTTLRRRPVIDYVTKDYEGFRQGMLNQIPLLLPNWTDRSESDFGVVLVELFAYVADILSYYQDRVANEAYLPTATQRRSVVELLRLIDYQIDPGLAASAAVHFEVSADVTVSGASLPYRLKTAGVPGEPDRTFEITQEFSLKQRNSAIDLTTSAVHLTDLGAETQSIELTRTDHALDEGGAIYFEEKRPQPDGAVKVRRSPMLQIIKVEPAGVNVDRITWLPPLPEPLDPTKTTLKGNNVVATHGESIFDEPLFIGDGTPGQRLSLSRRPVTHLIKMGPFTRRRSRPELEVRVDGVLWDEVETLFQSRPSDLHYVVSIDENDTLTITFGNGQRGSVVPAGAQVKAVYRIGLGSQGNVGADTLTVAPSAIPQITKLTNPFHAEGGADRETTEEAKISGPGSIIAQERAVTLHDYELLAVAFPGVGKAKARVGLRGGYKVVQVYIAPENPTVIPPPFAGGALKEALKGQLEARQPVNRMAGVDVLDPIYVPVDLSVDVYLKADAGQEAVRKAVLAVLHDLLSFSRLEFGQPIRVGEVFSALYPVEGVAYVLLKRLARSGLPPETMKEGCDFADVPIGENELAYEGLLTINLFGGIR; encoded by the coding sequence ATGGCTGGACCCCAACCCCCCAAGATGACCACGCTTCGACGCCGGCCGGTGATCGATTATGTGACGAAGGATTACGAGGGATTCCGGCAGGGGATGCTGAACCAGATCCCGCTCCTCTTGCCGAACTGGACCGACCGAAGCGAGAGCGATTTCGGCGTGGTGTTGGTCGAGCTCTTCGCTTACGTCGCAGATATTCTCAGCTACTATCAAGACCGGGTGGCGAACGAAGCCTATCTCCCGACGGCGACCCAGCGCCGGTCGGTGGTGGAGCTGCTCCGGCTGATCGACTACCAGATCGATCCGGGGCTGGCGGCCTCGGCCGCGGTCCATTTCGAAGTGTCGGCCGACGTGACCGTCAGCGGGGCGTCGCTTCCGTATCGGCTCAAGACGGCGGGGGTGCCGGGGGAGCCCGACCGGACGTTCGAGATCACGCAGGAGTTCTCGCTGAAGCAGCGGAACAGCGCGATCGACCTGACCACCTCCGCCGTCCACCTCACAGACCTGGGAGCGGAGACCCAATCGATCGAACTGACCCGGACCGACCATGCCCTTGATGAAGGGGGTGCGATTTATTTTGAGGAGAAACGCCCCCAGCCCGACGGCGCGGTCAAGGTTCGCCGCTCCCCGATGCTTCAGATTATCAAAGTTGAGCCGGCGGGGGTGAACGTCGATCGGATCACCTGGCTGCCGCCGCTCCCGGAGCCGCTCGATCCGACGAAAACGACATTGAAGGGGAACAACGTCGTCGCGACGCACGGAGAGTCGATCTTCGATGAGCCGCTCTTCATCGGCGACGGCACCCCCGGCCAGCGGCTCTCCCTCTCCCGCAGACCGGTCACCCACCTGATCAAGATGGGGCCGTTCACCCGCCGCCGGTCGCGGCCTGAATTGGAGGTCCGTGTCGACGGCGTTCTTTGGGACGAAGTCGAAACGCTCTTCCAGAGCAGACCGTCCGATCTTCACTATGTGGTCTCGATCGATGAGAACGACACGCTGACGATCACCTTCGGGAACGGTCAGCGGGGAAGCGTCGTCCCCGCGGGGGCGCAGGTGAAGGCGGTCTACCGGATCGGGCTGGGGAGCCAGGGGAACGTCGGGGCCGATACCCTGACGGTGGCCCCCTCCGCGATCCCCCAAATCACGAAGCTCACCAATCCGTTTCATGCGGAGGGAGGGGCCGACCGGGAGACGACCGAAGAGGCGAAGATCTCCGGGCCGGGATCGATCATCGCCCAGGAGCGGGCGGTCACCCTCCATGATTATGAGCTTTTGGCCGTCGCGTTTCCCGGCGTCGGAAAGGCCAAAGCGCGGGTCGGCCTTCGCGGCGGCTACAAGGTGGTCCAGGTTTACATCGCGCCGGAGAATCCGACCGTGATCCCGCCGCCGTTCGCCGGCGGGGCGCTGAAGGAGGCGCTCAAGGGGCAGTTGGAAGCGCGCCAACCGGTCAATCGGATGGCAGGGGTCGATGTCCTTGATCCGATTTATGTCCCGGTGGATCTCTCGGTCGACGTCTACCTCAAGGCCGACGCGGGCCAGGAAGCGGTTCGCAAAGCGGTGCTGGCCGTCTTGCACGACCTTCTCAGCTTTTCCCGGTTGGAATTCGGCCAGCCGATCCGGGTGGGGGAGGTCTTCTCGGCGCTTTACCCGGTCGAGGGGGTCGCCTATGTTCTCCTCAAGCGATTGGCCCGAAGCGGGCTTCCCCCGGAGACGATGAAAGAAGGATGCGATTTCGCCGACGTTCCGATCGGGGAGAATGAGCTGGCATATGAGGGGCTCCTCACGATCAACCTCTTCGGAGGGATTCGATGA
- a CDS encoding penicillin-binding protein activator LpoB → MNKKALSLIFTALFFTGLVSCGGKTVSRVGTDTVTDLSGRWNDTDSRLVAEEMVKDSLNRPWVDNFMKKSGKEPTVIVGTVVNRSHEHINVQTFVNDLQRELTNSGRISFVAGKDEREEIRTERLDQARNSSEDTAKGPGKEAGADYMMIGTINTILDEAEGTKAVFYQVDLEMVDMANNKKVWFGQKKIKKIIEKSRIKF, encoded by the coding sequence ATGAACAAGAAGGCCCTCTCTCTCATCTTTACGGCACTCTTTTTTACCGGCTTGGTCTCTTGCGGCGGAAAGACCGTCTCCCGGGTCGGCACCGATACAGTCACCGATCTCTCCGGCCGCTGGAACGATACCGACTCTCGCCTGGTTGCCGAGGAGATGGTGAAGGACTCGCTGAATCGCCCCTGGGTCGATAACTTCATGAAAAAATCGGGCAAAGAGCCGACCGTCATCGTCGGAACCGTCGTCAATCGAAGCCATGAGCATATCAATGTCCAGACCTTTGTGAACGATCTGCAGCGGGAGCTGACCAATTCAGGCCGAATCTCCTTCGTTGCCGGAAAGGACGAGCGGGAAGAGATCCGAACCGAGCGCCTTGATCAGGCAAGGAACTCCTCGGAGGATACGGCGAAGGGCCCCGGCAAAGAAGCGGGGGCCGATTATATGATGATCGGGACGATCAACACGATCCTGGACGAAGCCGAGGGAACGAAGGCGGTCTTTTATCAGGTCGATCTTGAAATGGTCGACATGGCCAATAACAAAAAGGTCTGGTTCGGGCAGAAGAAGATCAAGAAGATCATCGAGAAGAGCCGTATCAAATTTTAA
- a CDS encoding putative Ig domain-containing protein encodes MTQSISRDSFNELKNYLGVYLQQGRVILDADWNENQDIFVSFLRRMSREALGDGSPNRGFAVDPIFPVPVETLVQKATPPGGGNFDLSQCAGEVCSAIMVEAIRLIFSMIFGPLLFFLNFPGKKFDDMESLEGFILSSPQGTLRIGKDGPYEGKGFLRLSGHAGTVTITKSFINLRDLSSDEVLTFRYRLSQQSAGIIRFFLEDDDGNRTVWLTQNTGAAKEVWVAGFAAPLDVRFHITTDALPDAGLNQNYNTGTIFSFGGATPITWSLSAGALPAGLTLAAAGTGDNSKSAKISGTPTSAGSFDFTVQAVDNNGVATTQSFTLKVLDPPPPPSSLPSFNPADLLAAMIKFELPTGTPADLTRIRKYGFEVYQDTTTPLVWDFDDLRIASENLLETIGVNNFIIRGSEFSEFLGLFSLFGMFGQLNQGGGGGGGGGGGSGDDGLQNLLELMNTQFEFTHPSIENAGRMYVAGLPCVLIRDTLYSEQADPNDPSLVPPPPGQIRKDLVYLDVWEEPVTYVEDPEIREIALGGPDTTTRLQVKYRVRVNQGGGLPEGEGIGKGTVATEGVYTGEANRLYRIEIDTAGDIGTATFRWSEDNASTIQRVIAPIPAGSKQVVVEDGSAFHPADLILLSKEFGSEMHQIESVFGNVINLNGPVGGQLLLLPAASKVSNFTSFSMEDRPKIARWNAFKVPITPDPADATISEAISLNDGVAVRFGGNQTRRGDYWIFKTRFLAGDEASGINPETRIEPLSFVLAHGKRHAYAPLAILTRDGDAPDPNKIIDLQDKRQRAGNASTVDKPLADLSAFTGKDTDHFLGGIDLAPASKGSKFLVFWSGELFLTGAVPADSHLELRAAFYNDEMTNPATEPDKGKIQDKSMKIPLTRKQTNVEIPIQALFVNSDTGFLFVPNQFVPTSVQLFARIDKDGFSVELVNMRMTVLELKKSF; translated from the coding sequence ATGACCCAATCGATTTCGCGCGACAGTTTCAATGAGCTCAAAAATTATCTGGGAGTCTATCTTCAGCAGGGGCGGGTGATCCTCGACGCCGACTGGAACGAGAACCAAGACATCTTCGTCTCGTTCCTCCGGCGGATGAGCCGGGAGGCGCTGGGTGACGGGAGTCCCAACCGCGGGTTTGCCGTCGACCCGATTTTCCCCGTTCCGGTCGAAACGCTCGTCCAAAAGGCGACCCCGCCCGGCGGCGGCAACTTCGATCTGTCGCAGTGCGCCGGCGAGGTCTGCAGCGCGATCATGGTCGAAGCGATCCGTCTGATCTTCAGCATGATCTTCGGCCCGCTCCTCTTCTTTCTGAACTTCCCGGGGAAGAAGTTCGATGACATGGAGTCGCTCGAGGGGTTTATCCTCTCCTCGCCCCAGGGAACGTTGCGGATCGGGAAAGACGGTCCTTATGAGGGAAAAGGGTTTTTGCGGCTCTCCGGCCATGCCGGCACGGTCACGATCACGAAGAGCTTTATCAATCTCAGAGACCTGTCCTCCGACGAGGTGCTCACCTTTCGTTATCGGTTGAGCCAGCAGTCGGCCGGGATCATCCGGTTCTTTCTCGAAGACGATGACGGCAATCGCACCGTCTGGCTCACCCAGAACACCGGGGCGGCCAAAGAGGTCTGGGTCGCCGGATTTGCCGCGCCGCTCGATGTCCGTTTTCATATCACCACCGACGCCCTTCCGGACGCCGGGCTGAATCAGAATTATAATACCGGAACGATCTTCAGCTTCGGCGGGGCGACCCCGATCACCTGGTCGCTCTCCGCCGGCGCGCTCCCGGCCGGGTTGACGCTGGCGGCGGCCGGCACCGGAGACAATTCAAAGAGCGCCAAGATCAGCGGCACCCCGACGTCGGCGGGGAGTTTCGACTTCACCGTCCAGGCAGTCGACAACAACGGGGTGGCGACGACCCAGTCGTTCACGCTGAAGGTCCTCGACCCCCCTCCACCTCCTTCTTCCCTCCCCTCTTTTAATCCGGCCGATCTGCTGGCGGCGATGATCAAGTTTGAGCTTCCGACCGGGACGCCGGCCGATCTGACGCGGATCCGAAAGTATGGGTTCGAGGTTTATCAAGATACGACAACCCCGCTGGTCTGGGACTTCGATGATCTCCGGATCGCCAGCGAGAACCTGTTGGAGACGATCGGGGTGAACAACTTCATCATCCGCGGGTCGGAATTTTCCGAATTTTTAGGGCTCTTCTCCCTCTTCGGGATGTTCGGCCAGCTGAACCAGGGGGGCGGTGGCGGAGGAGGGGGCGGGGGTGGCAGTGGCGACGACGGGCTGCAGAACCTACTGGAGTTGATGAATACCCAGTTCGAGTTTACCCATCCGAGCATCGAGAATGCCGGCCGAATGTATGTGGCGGGGCTCCCGTGTGTCTTGATCCGAGACACCCTCTATTCCGAGCAGGCCGACCCGAACGACCCGTCGCTGGTCCCACCTCCGCCGGGACAGATCCGGAAGGATCTGGTCTATCTCGATGTCTGGGAGGAGCCGGTGACCTATGTCGAAGATCCGGAGATCCGGGAGATCGCGCTCGGCGGGCCCGACACGACGACCCGCCTTCAGGTTAAATACCGCGTCCGGGTGAACCAAGGCGGAGGCCTTCCGGAGGGAGAGGGGATCGGGAAGGGAACCGTGGCGACGGAAGGAGTTTATACCGGGGAGGCGAATCGTCTTTATCGAATAGAGATCGACACGGCCGGGGATATCGGCACGGCCACCTTCCGTTGGTCGGAAGACAACGCTTCGACGATCCAGCGGGTGATCGCGCCGATTCCGGCGGGATCGAAGCAGGTCGTCGTCGAAGATGGATCGGCCTTTCATCCGGCCGATCTGATTTTGCTCTCCAAAGAATTCGGGAGCGAGATGCACCAGATCGAATCGGTTTTCGGAAATGTGATCAACTTAAACGGCCCGGTCGGGGGACAGCTCCTGCTCCTCCCGGCGGCCTCCAAGGTCTCCAACTTCACCAGCTTCTCGATGGAGGATCGGCCGAAGATTGCGCGGTGGAATGCATTTAAGGTGCCGATCACGCCCGACCCGGCCGATGCGACGATCTCGGAGGCGATTTCGCTCAACGACGGGGTGGCGGTTCGATTCGGCGGCAACCAGACCCGCCGGGGCGATTATTGGATCTTCAAAACCCGCTTTCTCGCCGGAGACGAAGCGTCGGGGATCAATCCGGAGACGCGGATCGAGCCGTTGAGCTTTGTCCTCGCGCACGGCAAGCGGCACGCTTATGCGCCGCTCGCCATTCTCACCCGCGACGGCGATGCCCCCGATCCGAACAAGATCATCGACCTCCAGGACAAACGCCAGCGGGCCGGAAATGCCTCCACGGTCGATAAGCCGCTCGCCGACCTCTCCGCGTTTACCGGGAAAGACACCGACCATTTTTTGGGGGGGATCGACCTGGCCCCCGCCTCCAAGGGGAGCAAGTTTTTGGTCTTCTGGTCGGGGGAGCTCTTTCTGACCGGGGCGGTGCCGGCCGATTCGCACCTGGAGCTGCGGGCCGCATTCTACAACGATGAGATGACCAATCCCGCGACCGAGCCGGACAAGGGGAAGATTCAGGACAAATCGATGAAGATTCCGCTGACGCGAAAGCAGACCAACGTCGAAATCCCGATCCAGGCGCTCTTCGTCAACAGCGACACCGGGTTCCTCTTCGTGCCGAATCAATTTGTCCCAACCTCGGTTCAGCTCTTTGCGAGGATCGACAAAGACGGATTCAGCGTCGAGCTGGTGAACATGCGGATGACGGTGTTGGAGTTGAAGAAGAGTTTCTGA
- a CDS encoding LPP20 family lipoprotein: MESALHLQRTVRTGLIVCLLFSATSLLAAEKPDWVDGAGAHYPDATYLTGVGSGDTRQKAEDSAYAALARIFRTEVRSTVQEREDFKQAEKTQGVEVDRRVDIQNQTVVSTDKVLEQVRIAERWADPVSQVYYALAVLDRAKSAAALRQQSLDAETEAREWESRAKRATDPMEQARALRKAILAARRTESYEADLRVVQPTGRGEGLNVNPALLDAQLRELLSRAFRVDVHIEGPYGAPVRDALLAKLHEKGLTGAPDGEILIQGEVGMEPVDLNDPRWHYARWTAHVTLTQKEGQKIFGGLQRSGREGHLSAKEADRKALSAMQKELSESVGETLLNFIYGN, translated from the coding sequence ATGGAAAGCGCTCTTCATCTTCAACGGACCGTTCGGACCGGGCTGATCGTCTGCCTGCTCTTCTCCGCGACCTCCTTGCTTGCAGCCGAGAAGCCCGACTGGGTCGACGGCGCCGGCGCGCACTATCCCGACGCGACCTATCTGACCGGCGTCGGCTCCGGCGACACCCGCCAAAAGGCCGAAGACAGCGCCTATGCCGCGCTGGCGCGGATCTTCCGAACCGAGGTGCGCTCTACCGTCCAAGAGCGCGAAGACTTCAAGCAGGCGGAGAAGACCCAGGGGGTGGAGGTCGATCGGAGAGTCGATATTCAAAACCAAACGGTCGTCTCCACCGACAAGGTGCTGGAGCAGGTTCGGATCGCCGAGCGATGGGCCGACCCGGTGTCGCAGGTCTATTACGCTTTGGCGGTATTGGACCGCGCCAAGAGCGCCGCGGCGCTTCGACAGCAGTCGCTCGATGCCGAGACGGAAGCGCGGGAGTGGGAATCGCGCGCGAAGAGAGCGACCGATCCGATGGAACAGGCACGCGCCCTTCGAAAGGCGATTCTGGCGGCGCGCCGGACCGAATCTTATGAGGCCGATTTAAGGGTGGTCCAGCCGACCGGCCGAGGAGAGGGGCTGAATGTGAACCCCGCCCTCCTCGACGCGCAACTGAGAGAGCTCCTCAGCCGCGCCTTCCGGGTCGACGTTCATATCGAAGGACCCTATGGCGCGCCGGTGCGGGATGCCCTTCTTGCGAAACTCCACGAGAAGGGGCTGACCGGCGCACCCGACGGCGAGATTCTAATCCAGGGGGAGGTCGGTATGGAACCGGTCGATCTAAACGACCCGCGTTGGCACTACGCGCGGTGGACCGCCCATGTGACGCTGACACAAAAGGAGGGACAGAAAATTTTCGGCGGCCTCCAGCGATCGGGACGGGAAGGCCACCTGAGCGCCAAAGAGGCGGATCGAAAGGCGCTGAGCGCGATGCAGAAGGAGCTCTCCGAGAGCGTCGGAGAAACGCTCCTCAACTTTATCTACGGAAATTAA
- a CDS encoding LPP20 family lipoprotein translates to MRQRPYFVQGSIAVMILLLVGCAGHSSKTDEPDWVRKGNGAFLDKGQKAFYGVGAITGVMNKPLAKTAADNRARAEIGKVFETYSASLMRDYAASTTAGDFKKTSEEQNIEQTVKTFSANTLSGVIIIDHWTDPSDGTLYSLARLDLDRFKENIQQAKELNAQVRDYVKKNAEKAFEALDKEEEKHR, encoded by the coding sequence ATGAGGCAGCGGCCATATTTCGTGCAGGGGAGCATCGCTGTTATGATTTTACTGCTGGTCGGTTGCGCAGGGCATTCGTCCAAGACCGATGAGCCCGACTGGGTCCGAAAGGGAAACGGCGCCTTTCTCGACAAAGGCCAGAAGGCCTTTTATGGCGTCGGCGCAATCACCGGGGTGATGAACAAGCCGCTGGCGAAGACGGCGGCCGACAACCGCGCCCGGGCGGAGATCGGCAAGGTCTTCGAGACCTACTCCGCGTCGCTGATGCGCGATTATGCCGCCTCGACCACCGCGGGTGATTTCAAGAAAACAAGCGAGGAGCAGAATATCGAACAGACGGTCAAAACCTTCTCCGCCAACACCCTCTCCGGCGTCATTATCATCGACCATTGGACCGATCCCTCGGATGGCACCCTCTATTCTTTGGCCAGACTCGACCTCGATCGATTCAAGGAAAACATTCAGCAGGCCAAAGAACTCAATGCGCAGGTCCGCGATTATGTTAAAAAGAACGCGGAGAAAGCGTTCGAAGCGCTCGACAAAGAAGAAGAGAAACACCGGTAA
- a CDS encoding sigma-54-dependent Fis family transcriptional regulator, which translates to MDDPIHSAERLKIDLGIGAIIGESAAFIEALRLIPRLARCEATVLLAGETGTGKELAARALHYLSPRSAGPFIPVNCAALPETLLENELFGHAKGAYTDAALPQRGLIAEAESGTLFLDEIDGLSLIAQAKLLRFLQEGEYRPLGGRGVFRSDARIVAATNTNLPERVRAGRFREDLYFRLHILSLTLPPLRERGEDIPILAEHFLKKYCRRFGSAQKTLSAGARLKLSAYPWPGNIRELEAVIQRAIVLSSSPSIQANEIDLPAPTPTDATRDFPFQTLKRQTIDTFEKSYLSQLLMTHRGNISRAAKEAGKDRRAFRRLMEKHGLARQQFTHLGEVNDNIR; encoded by the coding sequence ATGGACGATCCGATTCATTCCGCCGAGCGGCTGAAAATCGACCTCGGGATCGGCGCGATTATCGGCGAGAGCGCCGCCTTCATCGAAGCCCTCCGGCTCATCCCGCGGCTGGCGCGCTGCGAGGCGACTGTCCTCCTCGCCGGCGAGACCGGAACCGGCAAAGAGCTCGCCGCCCGCGCCCTCCACTACTTAAGCCCTCGATCGGCCGGCCCCTTCATCCCGGTCAACTGCGCGGCCCTGCCGGAGACCCTTTTAGAGAATGAGCTCTTCGGTCATGCCAAGGGGGCCTATACCGACGCGGCGCTCCCTCAGCGCGGACTGATTGCAGAGGCCGAATCGGGAACCCTCTTTCTCGACGAGATCGACGGTCTGAGCCTGATCGCACAGGCCAAGCTCCTCCGCTTTTTGCAAGAGGGGGAGTACCGACCGCTCGGCGGACGGGGGGTGTTCCGCTCCGACGCGCGGATCGTGGCGGCGACGAATACGAACCTGCCGGAGCGGGTCCGAGCAGGCCGCTTTCGAGAAGATCTCTACTTTCGCCTCCATATCCTCTCGCTCACCCTGCCGCCGCTTCGAGAGCGGGGGGAAGACATTCCGATTTTGGCGGAACATTTTTTAAAAAAGTATTGCCGCCGTTTCGGCAGCGCGCAGAAAACCCTCTCCGCGGGGGCGCGCCTCAAGCTCTCCGCGTATCCTTGGCCGGGGAACATCCGGGAATTGGAGGCGGTGATCCAGCGCGCCATCGTTCTCTCCTCCTCCCCATCGATCCAGGCCAACGAGATTGATCTGCCGGCCCCCACGCCGACCGATGCAACGCGCGACTTTCCGTTCCAAACGCTGAAGCGGCAGACGATCGACACCTTCGAGAAATCCTATCTCTCCCAGCTGCTGATGACCCACCGGGGAAATATCTCCCGCGCCGCGAAAGAAGCCGGCAAAGACCGGCGGGCCTTCCGCCGGTTGATGGAAAAACATGGGCTCGCACGGCAGCAGTTTACCCACTTAGGAGAGGTCAACGACAATATTCGTTAG
- a CDS encoding GPW/gp25 family protein: MAPYLGNLKSNEFHNLANEKAQCQIGEILHKKSFVPDTMAQAIAEGFEPCFFCVGTFAGLGLAPVGFAGAAIASPADLAGEDRGEGTAFLSWSDADDIEAQQITFDLFSSPDPLDPFRTLRAGNLKTTSALLGGFEAGGLYYFTVIARQGGSYSLPSKILPLSIAPVQSPVATPPGGGDSAIPSGLGFPFQIDGGGGVSAQGGDPLLRGKILQLLLTAPGERVNLPEYGTRLRDLVFDPNNDILAATTEFMVNRALQRFLGEALQVDQVTVRNEVSTLQVEIVYVRKADLRMERLRIGLPIP, from the coding sequence GTGGCTCCTTATCTTGGCAACCTAAAGAGCAATGAGTTCCACAACCTGGCGAATGAGAAGGCGCAGTGCCAGATCGGCGAGATTCTCCATAAAAAGTCGTTCGTCCCGGACACGATGGCGCAGGCGATCGCCGAGGGGTTCGAGCCGTGCTTCTTCTGTGTCGGGACGTTCGCCGGCCTCGGCCTCGCTCCGGTCGGCTTCGCCGGTGCCGCGATCGCCTCCCCCGCCGACCTGGCCGGTGAGGATCGGGGAGAGGGGACGGCTTTTCTCTCCTGGAGCGATGCCGACGATATCGAGGCGCAGCAGATCACCTTTGATCTTTTCTCCAGCCCCGATCCGCTCGATCCGTTTCGAACCCTCCGGGCCGGAAACTTGAAAACGACCTCGGCGTTGCTCGGCGGATTCGAAGCGGGGGGACTTTACTACTTCACGGTCATCGCGAGGCAGGGAGGAAGCTACAGTCTGCCGTCTAAAATCCTCCCCCTTTCGATCGCGCCGGTTCAATCTCCGGTCGCAACCCCGCCGGGCGGAGGGGACTCCGCCATTCCGAGCGGTCTCGGATTTCCTTTTCAGATCGACGGGGGAGGCGGGGTCTCTGCGCAAGGGGGCGATCCGCTGCTGCGGGGGAAGATCCTCCAGCTTCTCCTCACCGCGCCGGGCGAGCGGGTGAACCTGCCGGAATATGGAACCCGGCTGCGCGATCTCGTCTTCGATCCCAATAATGATATCTTGGCGGCGACGACCGAGTTCATGGTCAACCGGGCGCTGCAGCGGTTCTTGGGAGAGGCGTTGCAGGTCGATCAGGTCACAGTCCGAAACGAAGTGTCGACCCTGCAGGTTGAGATCGTCTATGTCCGAAAGGCCGACTTAAGAATGGAGCGGCTGAGGATCGGGCTGCCGATTCCATAG
- a CDS encoding SUMF1/EgtB/PvdO family nonheme iron enzyme, translating into MKEVSILLGMGVVFLLLIVISVARVNSLRSEAKAARARQAPRVVVPAPDPSRFNQLRIAPLGKDAAQMVFVPGGTVWMGSREERGEFDEKPARQVTLHPYFIDLYEVTNTQYQRFVQETHRHRQEVMVFFDDTTVLFQPKLPAVGVSWFDADAYCVWNGKRLPTEAEWEHAARGEDNRPWPWGENYAEGYANARGEGDGFAYTAPVGSFEAGRSPYGLYDMAGNVLEWVYDWYSEFYYKEGQVTFPKGPDSGIAKAVRGGSWDNSGNDLRTTKRVAVAPYRKEATIGFRCAMEAAEDTVPTRTAPPSSQP; encoded by the coding sequence ATGAAAGAAGTCAGTATCCTCCTTGGAATGGGCGTCGTCTTCCTCTTGCTGATCGTCATCTCCGTCGCCCGGGTCAATTCGCTTCGCTCCGAGGCGAAAGCCGCTCGAGCGCGCCAGGCCCCCCGGGTCGTCGTCCCCGCCCCCGACCCGTCCCGATTCAATCAGCTCAGAATTGCCCCGCTCGGAAAAGATGCCGCCCAGATGGTTTTTGTCCCGGGGGGAACGGTTTGGATGGGATCGAGGGAAGAACGGGGTGAGTTCGATGAAAAGCCGGCTCGGCAGGTCACCCTCCATCCTTACTTCATTGATCTTTACGAAGTCACCAACACCCAATACCAACGCTTTGTTCAGGAGACCCATCGTCATCGACAGGAGGTGATGGTCTTCTTCGACGACACGACCGTTCTTTTTCAGCCGAAGCTCCCCGCCGTCGGGGTCTCCTGGTTTGACGCCGACGCTTATTGCGTCTGGAACGGAAAGCGCCTGCCGACCGAAGCGGAGTGGGAGCATGCCGCCCGCGGAGAGGATAACCGCCCGTGGCCGTGGGGTGAAAATTATGCAGAAGGCTACGCCAACGCCCGGGGAGAGGGGGACGGCTTCGCCTATACCGCCCCGGTCGGCAGCTTCGAGGCGGGACGAAGCCCCTATGGCCTCTACGATATGGCGGGCAATGTGCTGGAATGGGTCTATGACTGGTACAGCGAGTTTTATTACAAAGAGGGCCAGGTCACCTTTCCCAAAGGGCCCGATTCAGGAATAGCCAAAGCGGTGCGCGGGGGATCGTGGGACAATAGCGGCAACGACCTTCGAACCACCAAGCGCGTCGCGGTCGCCCCCTACCGCAAAGAAGCGACGATCGGCTTCCGCTGCGCCATGGAGGCCGCGGAGGACACCGTCCCCACTCGGACCGCCCCCCCTTCTTCCCAACCGTAG